The Oncorhynchus masou masou isolate Uvic2021 chromosome 8, UVic_Omas_1.1, whole genome shotgun sequence genome has a window encoding:
- the LOC135544149 gene encoding complement factor B-like: MDFSVLWGLSVALLICPLYMGVGVLCEVTCNEERMGMEGGNYTLTKKLEYGSIMIYHCPEGYYPHPALTRSCLKSGTWKPAPKRRPPQQCKMIECPNPLVLESGSVLPVQSQYFVNNKTTYECYSGYSLRGSASRVCQANGKWSGGTPICSRDSGSEDRCADPGIPAGARRSGSSFGIDDILSYRCDDSLHLLGSKTRVCQESGQWTGTEPNCYYKHTYDTALEVTEAFGSAIRESLQMAAPVDDTDQEGKKITIDKGGKLNMYIAMDISDSIAETDFNSARNAVKKLITKVSSFSVSPNYEIIFFASDVLEVVNIIDFSGDKRKPLEEVLAELDKFKYDARDNVGTNLNLAFKTILERMAIQKQRNEMLFMEIHHVLIFFTDGAHNMGGSPENTMAKIRESVYMNNKTKREKYLDVYVFGVGSEIFDEDIMPLVTKRNGERHYFKLKNVIDLERTFDDIIDESKVVGVCGLHKNYDDNTPSTIRQRYPWLARIDNTHEEGKASKCMGSLVTRRFILTAAHCFKFDDKAENIRIAIGEKEVIKGASRIILHPDYNINGKKNDGINEFYDYDVALIKLKNDVDISIHIRPICIPCTKETSGALRLVGEAITCKQQEQELFKNPLEEVSFISYDKKEQMDQRSDARLKLQDQLRDNCIEMAVTEVEGITPLNLKDIVTDNFLCTGGKQPTRDNVACKGDSGGAVFKDYDKHRTIQVGVISWGTKDLCPGGNSDIKQESSEKSRDFHINLFKVVPFLKKYLGNDGEDYQPLEFLEN; this comes from the exons ATGGACTTCTCTGTTCTCTGGGGTTTGTCTGTAGCACTGCTGATATGTCCTCTTTATATGG GTGTAGGTGTTCTGTGTGAAGTCACCTGTAATGAGGAGAGAATGGGCATGGAAGGAGGTAATTACACTCTCACTAAGAAGCTTGAGTATGGCAGCATTATGATATACCACTGTCCAGAAGGGTACTATCCACATCCTGCTTTAACTCGCTCGTGCCTGAAAAGCGGAACTTGGAAGCCAGCACCAAAAAGAAGACCTCCTCAACAGTGCAAAA TGATCGAATGCCCCAACCCCTTGGTTTTAGAAAGTGGTTCTGTCTTGCCTGTACAATCACAATATTTTGTCAACAATAAGACCACGTATGAGTGTTATTCGGGATACTCACTGCGCGGCTCAGCCTCCCGTGTGTGCCAAGCCAATGGGAAGTGGAGTGGGGGCACACCCATATGCAGCCGTGACT CAGGAAGTGAAGATCGCTGTGCTGACCCTGGGATTCCAGCAGGTGCTAGGAGGTCTGGTTCCAGTTTTGGCATTGACGACATATTGTCTTACCGCTGTGACGACAGCTTACATTTGTTGGGGTCAAAGACACGTGTATGTCAAGAGAGTGGCCAATGGACTGGGACTGAGCCTAACTGTTACT ACAAACACACGTATGACACTGCACTGGAGGTCACGGAGGCCTTTGGCAGTGCTATCAGAGAGAGCCTTCAGATGGCAGCGCCCGTTG ATGACACAGATCAGGAAGGAAAGAAGATCACAATAGATAAAGGTGGAAAGCTTAACATGTACATTGCTATGGACATATCTGACAGCATTGCAGAGACAGACTTTAACAGTGCAAGAAATGCTGTCAAGAAACTTATCACAAAG GTTAGCTCCTTTTCAGTCAGCCCAAATTACGAAATCATTTTCTTCGCCTCTGACGTATTAGAGGTTGTCAACATAATAGATTTTTCTGGAGATAAAAGAAAACCACTTGAGGAAGTCTTGGCTGAGTTGGACAAATTTAAATATGATG CTAGAGATAATGTTGGGACCAATCTCAACCTTGCATTTAAAACCATCCTGGAACGCATGGCTATCCAAAAACAACGAAATGAAATGCTATTCATGGAGATCCACCATGTCCTCATCTTTTTCACAGATG GTGCTCACAACATGGGGGGTAGCCCTGAAAACACAATGGCCAAAATTAGGGAATCAGTGTACATGAATAACAAGACAAAACGGGAAAAATATCTTG ATGTTTATGTTTTTGGTGTCGGAAGTGAAATTTTTGATGAAGATATCATGCCACTAGTGACAAAAAGGAACGGCGAGAGGCATTATTTTAAACTAAAGAATGTTATTGATTTGGAAAGAACCTTTGATGATATAATTG ATGAAAGCAAGGTTGTGGGTGTTTGCGGACTCCATAAAAACTATGATGACAATACCCCAAGCACCATACGTCAAAGATACCCCTGGTTGGCACGGATTGACAACACA CATGAGGAAGGAAAAGCTAGTAAATGCATGGGGTCTCTGGTCACTCGCCGCTTCATCTTGACTGCTGCTCACTGCTTCAAGTTCGATGACAAGGCAGAAAATATCCGTATTGCAATCGGGGAAAAGGAAG TTATAAAGGGAGCATCACGTATAATATTACATCCTGATTATAATATCAACGGTAAAAAGAATGACGGGATAAACGAGTTCTATGATTACGACGTAGCTCTCATCAAACTGAAGAATGATGTAGATATCTCTATCCACATAAG ACCAATTTGCATCCCTTGCACAAAGGAAACAAGTGGCGCTTTAAGACTGGTAGGAGAGGCGATCACCTGCAAGCAACAAG AACAGGAATTGTTCAAAAATCCATTAGAAGAAGTCAGTTTCATTTCATATGATAAAAAGGAACAAATGGATCAACGTAGCGATGCCAGACTAAAGCTTCAGGATCAG TTGAGGGACAATTGTATCGAAATGGCTGTTACTGAGGTAGAAGGCATAACACCACTTAATCTAAAGGATATTGTGACTGATAACTTCCTCTGCACGGGTGGGAAACAACCTACTAGAGATAATGTTGCCTGCAAAG gtGACTCCGGTGGAGCTGTGTTTAAGGACTATGATAAACACCGCACCATCCAG GTTGGCGTGATCAGCTGGGGAACCAAGGACCTGTGCCCTGGTGGTAACAGTGATATCAAACAGGAGTCTAGCGAAAAGTCCAGAGATTTCCACATCAACCTCTTTAAAGTTGTGCCGTTTCTGAAGAAGTATTTGGGGAATGATGGAGAAGATTATCAACCTCTTGAGTTTTTAGAGAAttga